From the genome of [Limnothrix rosea] IAM M-220, one region includes:
- a CDS encoding caspase family protein, with product MRLDRRSFLQGLGLTLLSLGLFDRGFRGEVGRYAQALDKFSGRKFALLIGIDRYPDADDLAGCAVDINIQKRLLIHRFGLDPADIFVLKNETANRENIFTAFQKQLKDLLTPEDFLLVHFSGYGTTITTTQGKAINALMPVDGVLGKSKAVINNAIAVSTIEGFMRSLNVAQSVLVLDTSFEPLPRGEYQYLRGRAYPKPLSGSANPSEIAIAEQLQRNLLQRNLKGKSLLKLSAAQLTGGKEFAINGTNVGLFTVTLAQYLAAVNPKATVAEANTFLNFRYQQLQILPEERPVPNFAENNLPLYGLIPTRVMLPSAGHVVNTEGSLTEVSLLGYSPEVLQAIAPESEVKTIEAEPKILVITTKNGLSAQAKTNDTAPTPDTPLQENLRVLPRNLTLRISLSDHLSRIERVDATSAFAGIATVANVGNPSEWADYIFDAGYNLFSLSGQPLPALFPMESNQAIKSSVENLQPTLEQLLALKWLRLLVNETSSTLQTQVSFNRLQPKRSPLIQKVSPVSIAQAPKFQAVKVKPSETLTFQYKNLGNATINFIGLAVSPKQEIILLTTQNPLQVEVNAGKSPELTFIPQRPAGRWQVYWIGSIDPFTKFQAQLDRQFSNLETNTVKVEQPLPLIRSILEDLSAVTSGGSESSKETYRLATSRWFSGCFIYDVTENVPKVN from the coding sequence ATGAGATTGGATCGACGCAGCTTCTTACAAGGGTTAGGATTAACTCTATTATCCCTTGGTCTTTTTGACCGAGGATTTCGAGGTGAAGTTGGCCGTTATGCTCAAGCCCTCGATAAATTTTCTGGGCGCAAGTTTGCGCTCCTGATTGGTATTGACCGTTATCCCGATGCGGATGATCTGGCGGGTTGTGCCGTTGATATTAATATTCAAAAGCGGCTTTTGATCCATCGTTTTGGTCTTGACCCTGCGGATATTTTTGTCTTAAAAAATGAAACGGCTAATCGCGAAAATATTTTTACAGCCTTTCAAAAGCAACTGAAGGATCTGCTGACACCAGAGGACTTTTTGCTCGTTCACTTTAGTGGCTATGGCACCACGATTACAACGACCCAGGGAAAAGCGATTAATGCTTTGATGCCTGTCGATGGTGTACTGGGCAAATCTAAGGCTGTGATTAATAATGCGATCGCCGTCTCGACCATTGAAGGTTTTATGCGATCGCTGAATGTCGCCCAGTCGGTGTTGGTCTTAGATACTAGTTTTGAGCCATTGCCTAGGGGAGAGTATCAGTATTTGCGTGGGAGAGCCTACCCGAAACCCTTGTCTGGTAGTGCTAATCCTTCAGAAATCGCCATTGCAGAACAGCTACAACGGAATTTACTCCAGCGAAATCTCAAGGGCAAATCTCTGCTAAAGCTTAGTGCGGCACAGCTCACTGGCGGTAAAGAATTTGCTATTAATGGGACAAATGTTGGTTTATTTACGGTGACTTTGGCGCAATATTTGGCGGCGGTTAATCCGAAGGCGACGGTCGCTGAGGCCAATACTTTTCTGAATTTTCGATATCAGCAGTTACAAATTCTGCCCGAAGAGCGTCCTGTCCCTAATTTTGCGGAAAACAACCTGCCCCTTTATGGTTTAATCCCGACTCGAGTTATGCTGCCCAGTGCTGGGCATGTGGTCAATACTGAAGGGAGTTTAACGGAAGTTAGTTTGCTCGGCTATTCGCCGGAAGTATTGCAGGCGATCGCCCCAGAAAGCGAAGTAAAAACCATTGAAGCCGAGCCAAAAATACTGGTGATCACCACAAAAAATGGCCTTTCTGCCCAGGCAAAGACCAACGACACAGCCCCAACACCAGATACACCACTCCAGGAAAATTTACGGGTACTACCTCGTAATCTCACCCTACGTATTTCCCTCAGTGATCATCTCAGTCGCATTGAGAGGGTTGACGCGACCAGTGCCTTTGCCGGCATTGCAACCGTTGCTAATGTGGGGAATCCTTCTGAATGGGCAGACTATATTTTTGATGCGGGCTACAATCTATTTTCCCTGAGTGGTCAACCCTTACCTGCCCTATTTCCCATGGAGAGTAATCAGGCCATTAAGTCTTCTGTGGAGAATTTGCAGCCTACCCTTGAACAGTTATTGGCGTTGAAATGGCTACGACTACTGGTGAACGAAACAAGTTCGACGTTACAGACTCAAGTCAGCTTTAATCGTCTCCAACCCAAGCGATCGCCGCTAATTCAGAAAGTTTCACCCGTTAGTATTGCCCAAGCCCCGAAGTTTCAGGCGGTTAAGGTCAAACCTAGCGAAACCCTGACGTTCCAGTACAAAAATTTAGGCAACGCAACGATTAATTTTATTGGTTTAGCGGTCAGTCCCAAACAGGAAATTATCCTACTCACCACCCAAAATCCATTACAGGTAGAAGTGAATGCTGGTAAAAGCCCTGAGCTTACCTTTATTCCCCAACGTCCGGCTGGTCGCTGGCAAGTGTATTGGATTGGCAGTATTGATCCCTTTACGAAATTTCAGGCGCAACTCGATAGACAATTTTCTAATCTTGAGACCAATACCGTTAAAGTTGAGCAACCATTACCCTTAATTCGCTCTATTCTCGAAGATCTGAGTGCGGTCACGAGTGGCGGTAGTGAAAGTAGTAAGGAAACTTATCGACTCGCGACGAGCCGATGGTTTTCTGGCTGTTTTATCTATGATGTTACTGAGAATGTGCCGAAGGTTAACTGA
- a CDS encoding isoprenyl transferase, with amino-acid sequence MAYPLPIDLDPNKLPQHIAVIMDGNGRWGKQRGLPRIMGHQRGVDTIRNILTYCQDWGVGALTVYAFSTENWRRPPAEVEFLMALFEKVLRREIKIWAQKGIQIRFVGDLTSLPYSLQEEIQRSVLQTKDNTGIQFTVATNYGGRQELVQACRAIAVKVAAGELDPADIDENLIDNHLYTRGIPDPDLLIRTSGEMRLSNFLLWQMAYSEIYVTPTLWPDFDKHEFHQALLAFQKRERRFGKASVS; translated from the coding sequence ATGGCTTATCCTCTGCCCATTGATCTTGATCCAAATAAATTACCTCAACATATTGCCGTCATCATGGATGGCAACGGCCGCTGGGGTAAGCAACGGGGATTACCGCGCATCATGGGTCACCAGCGGGGGGTAGACACGATTCGCAATATTTTGACCTATTGTCAAGATTGGGGGGTGGGGGCTTTAACGGTATATGCTTTTTCAACGGAAAATTGGCGTCGTCCCCCTGCGGAGGTGGAATTTTTAATGGCGCTATTTGAAAAGGTGCTGCGCCGCGAAATTAAGATTTGGGCGCAAAAGGGTATTCAAATTCGTTTTGTGGGCGATTTGACTTCCCTCCCCTATTCGCTCCAGGAGGAAATTCAGCGCTCGGTTTTACAAACGAAAGATAATACTGGTATTCAGTTTACTGTCGCGACAAACTATGGTGGTCGGCAGGAACTCGTACAGGCTTGTCGGGCGATCGCCGTAAAAGTTGCGGCGGGGGAATTGGATCCGGCGGATATTGACGAAAATCTCATCGACAATCATTTATATACCCGTGGCATTCCTGATCCTGATCTGTTGATTCGCACCAGTGGCGAAATGCGCCTCAGTAATTTTCTCCTGTGGCAGATGGCCTATAGCGAGATTTATGTGACACCAACCCTTTGGCCAGACTTTGATAAGCACGAATTTCATCAAGCCTTACTCGCCTTTCAAAAACGGGAGCGGAGATTCGGGAAGGCATCTGTGTCCTAA
- a CDS encoding MgPME-cyclase complex family protein, giving the protein MTTYYYALASKKFLFEDEPFPEVIKERKRHYADKGLEKDFWVVQDPAFIDAPSQKEAKATTPQPCAAVISTNKKFITWLKLRLEYVYLGEFEAPSDEIPEPLKSLSGEVM; this is encoded by the coding sequence ATGACCACGTATTATTACGCGCTGGCAAGCAAGAAATTTCTCTTTGAAGATGAGCCTTTTCCAGAGGTGATTAAAGAACGTAAGCGTCACTATGCCGATAAGGGTTTAGAAAAGGATTTTTGGGTTGTTCAAGATCCGGCATTCATTGATGCTCCTAGCCAAAAGGAGGCAAAAGCCACAACGCCCCAACCCTGTGCTGCGGTTATTTCCACCAACAAAAAATTTATTACTTGGCTCAAGCTACGCCTCGAATACGTCTATTTGGGGGAATTTGAAGCCCCTTCTGACGAAATTCCAGAACCGCTCAAGTCTTTGTCTGGAGAGGTGATGTAG
- the hemB gene encoding porphobilinogen synthase has protein sequence MFPSMRPRRLRQSDSLRRMVRETTLTANDMIYPLFAVPGESFAKEVSSMPGVYQLSIDKIVDEAKEVWELGIPAVILFGIPTDKDVEATGAWHDCGIVQKAATAIKEAIPEMTVVADTCLCEYTPHGHCGYLETGDLTGRVLNDPTLELLKKTAISQAKAGADIIAPSGMMDGFVAAIREGLDGAGFQDIPIMAYSAKYSSGYYGPFRDAAESAPQFGDRRTYQMDPANSREALKEVELDIMEGADIVMVKPALSYMDIICRIKEMSNLPVAAYNVSGEYSMVKAAALNGWIDEKKVVLETLMSFKRAGADLILTYHAKDAVRWLAE, from the coding sequence ATGTTCCCTTCAATGCGTCCCCGCCGTCTGCGTCAAAGCGATTCCCTCCGCCGGATGGTGCGAGAGACGACCTTAACCGCAAATGACATGATCTACCCTTTGTTTGCTGTGCCGGGCGAATCCTTTGCGAAGGAAGTCTCTTCCATGCCCGGTGTCTATCAGCTATCCATCGATAAAATTGTGGACGAAGCCAAGGAAGTTTGGGAACTAGGTATTCCTGCGGTCATTTTGTTTGGGATTCCCACCGACAAAGATGTTGAAGCCACAGGTGCTTGGCATGATTGCGGCATTGTCCAAAAAGCAGCTACGGCCATTAAAGAAGCGATTCCTGAAATGACAGTTGTGGCCGACACTTGCCTCTGTGAATATACACCCCATGGCCACTGTGGCTACCTCGAAACAGGTGATTTAACGGGACGCGTATTAAACGATCCGACCCTCGAACTTCTGAAGAAAACCGCCATTTCCCAAGCAAAGGCAGGGGCAGATATTATTGCGCCATCGGGCATGATGGATGGTTTTGTGGCAGCAATTCGCGAAGGTCTTGATGGAGCGGGTTTTCAGGATATACCGATCATGGCCTACTCGGCCAAATATTCTTCTGGTTATTATGGCCCCTTCCGCGATGCTGCTGAGTCTGCGCCCCAGTTTGGCGATCGCCGCACCTATCAAATGGATCCCGCCAACTCCCGCGAAGCCCTCAAAGAAGTCGAACTAGACATTATGGAAGGCGCAGATATCGTGATGGTTAAACCAGCCTTGTCCTACATGGATATTATTTGTCGCATTAAGGAAATGAGTAATCTGCCCGTGGCGGCCTACAACGTTTCCGGTGAATATTCCATGGTAAAAGCCGCCGCCCTGAACGGTTGGATTGACGAAAAAAAAGTCGTGCTCGAAACCCTGATGAGCTTTAAGCGAGCAGGAGCAGATTTAATTTTGACCTACCACGCTAAAGACGCTGTGCGCTGGCTCGCGGAATAA
- a CDS encoding LptF/LptG family permease, producing MLRSFPLFSLVDRYIMAQLVLPFLFGLGVFTSLSLSIGVLFDVMRKVVANEITWAIAGQVLVLRLPEYLVLGLPMAVLLGSLTAYSGLSSFSEIIALRSAGFKPIRLMVPCIVAGLIVSVVTFGLNDLVVPTTTRQASTLIQQAIGEDVNAFKEKNIIYPEYHRIKNEAGDRREVLKTLFYAEQFDGEIMQRLTILDRADVDTSLVITANSAQWHPSSQGWQIQQGSIYQIDKNGSFNSIRQFETEFLDISEAPLVLATRCQNVNEMSLDVIDLCLDSLKLSRNQKKIRTLQVTKQEKFAIPFVCVVFAVVGAAIGLRPQNASRATSVGLSVAIVFAYYLISVISTSMGVWGTVTPFVGTWLPNALGLGAAALILWRTG from the coding sequence ATGTTGAGATCTTTTCCTTTATTTTCCCTTGTTGACCGTTACATTATGGCGCAGCTGGTGTTGCCATTTTTGTTTGGTCTTGGTGTGTTTACGAGCCTTAGCCTATCCATTGGTGTGCTTTTTGATGTGATGCGCAAGGTCGTCGCCAATGAAATCACCTGGGCGATCGCCGGGCAGGTTTTAGTCCTACGCTTACCGGAGTATTTGGTGCTGGGCTTACCAATGGCTGTGCTCTTGGGGAGCTTGACGGCCTATAGTGGCCTTTCTTCCTTTAGTGAAATTATTGCGCTCCGTAGTGCTGGTTTTAAACCGATTCGTCTAATGGTTCCCTGTATTGTCGCTGGACTAATTGTCAGTGTTGTCACCTTTGGCCTCAACGATTTGGTTGTACCCACAACGACACGCCAAGCTTCTACCTTGATACAACAGGCCATTGGTGAGGACGTTAATGCTTTTAAGGAAAAAAATATTATCTATCCTGAATATCATCGCATCAAAAATGAGGCGGGCGATCGCCGCGAAGTCTTAAAAACACTCTTCTATGCAGAGCAATTCGACGGCGAAATTATGCAGCGATTGACAATTCTTGACCGTGCCGATGTGGATACGAGTCTAGTAATTACGGCTAATTCGGCGCAGTGGCATCCGAGTTCCCAGGGGTGGCAAATTCAACAGGGCAGCATTTATCAAATTGATAAAAATGGGTCTTTTAATAGTATTCGTCAGTTTGAAACGGAATTTTTAGACATCTCGGAAGCTCCACTTGTTTTGGCGACACGCTGTCAAAATGTCAATGAAATGAGTTTAGATGTCATTGATCTCTGTTTAGATAGCCTGAAGCTCAGCCGTAACCAAAAAAAGATCCGGACGCTACAGGTCACCAAGCAAGAAAAGTTTGCGATTCCCTTTGTCTGTGTGGTTTTTGCCGTGGTTGGGGCGGCGATCGGTTTGCGTCCTCAAAATGCCAGTCGCGCCACTAGTGTTGGTTTATCAGTCGCGATTGTGTTTGCCTATTATTTAATTTCAGTAATTTCCACTTCGATGGGAGTTTGGGGTACGGTAACGCCCTTCGTTGGAACATGGCTACCTAATGCTTTAGGTTTAGGAGCTGCAGCTTTAATCCTATGGCGCACTGGCTAG
- a CDS encoding glucose-1-phosphate adenylyltransferase, with protein MKRVLGIILGGGAGTRLYPLTKLRAKPAVPLAGKYRLIDIPVSNCINSEIHKIYVLTQFNSASLNRHIGRTYNFAGFNDGFVEVLAAQQTKENPDWFQGTADAVRQYSWLMEEWDVDEFIILSGDHLYRMDYRDFVMRHRETGADITLSVVPVGEKVAPAFGLMKINDQGRVVDFSEKPTGEALKAMQVDTQSLGLDPEQAKEKPYIASMGIYVFKKQVLLDLLRQGKDKTDFGKEIIPDASRDYNVQAYLFDDYWEDIGTIEAFYDANLGLTKQPIPPFSFYDEQAPIYTRARYLPPTKVLNANVTESMISEGCIIKNCRIHHSVLGIRTRVEANCTIEDTMIMGSDYYQPYEKRLESLKNGKPPIGIGEGTTIRRAIVDKNAHIGKDVMIVNKDGVEESNREELGFYIRSGIVVVLKNAIIPDGTVI; from the coding sequence GTGAAACGCGTCCTAGGAATAATACTCGGCGGCGGCGCAGGTACTCGCCTATATCCGCTAACTAAGCTTAGAGCTAAGCCCGCAGTACCTCTAGCAGGAAAATATCGTCTGATCGATATTCCCGTTAGTAATTGCATCAATTCTGAAATCCATAAAATATACGTTTTAACTCAATTTAACTCGGCATCCCTAAACCGACATATTGGTAGAACCTATAATTTTGCTGGCTTTAACGATGGCTTTGTCGAAGTTCTCGCAGCCCAGCAAACTAAAGAAAATCCCGACTGGTTCCAAGGTACAGCCGACGCTGTCCGTCAATATAGCTGGCTGATGGAAGAATGGGATGTCGATGAATTTATCATCCTCTCCGGTGACCACCTCTACAGGATGGATTACCGTGACTTTGTGATGCGCCACCGCGAAACGGGCGCAGATATTACCCTCTCCGTTGTGCCCGTTGGTGAAAAGGTCGCCCCAGCCTTTGGTTTAATGAAAATCAATGACCAAGGTCGTGTGGTTGACTTTAGCGAAAAACCCACGGGTGAGGCTCTTAAAGCAATGCAGGTAGATACCCAATCCTTGGGTCTTGACCCTGAGCAAGCAAAGGAAAAGCCCTATATCGCGTCGATGGGAATTTATGTTTTTAAAAAGCAAGTTCTTCTTGATCTACTGAGACAGGGCAAGGATAAAACTGACTTCGGTAAAGAAATCATTCCTGATGCGTCTAGGGACTACAACGTCCAAGCATATTTATTTGATGATTATTGGGAAGATATAGGCACTATCGAAGCGTTCTATGACGCTAACCTTGGTTTGACGAAGCAGCCTATTCCTCCCTTTAGCTTCTACGATGAGCAAGCGCCGATTTATACCCGTGCTCGTTATTTGCCACCGACAAAGGTTCTCAATGCGAATGTCACTGAGTCGATGATCAGCGAAGGCTGCATTATTAAAAATTGTCGTATTCACCATTCTGTCCTTGGTATTCGTACCCGTGTTGAGGCGAATTGTACGATCGAAGATACGATGATCATGGGTTCTGACTATTATCAACCCTATGAGAAGCGCCTTGAAAGCTTGAAAAATGGGAAGCCTCCGATTGGTATTGGTGAGGGGACAACGATTCGCCGGGCGATTGTTGACAAAAATGCTCATATTGGCAAGGATGTCATGATCGTCAATAAGGATGGGGTTGAGGAGTCTAACCGTGAGGAACTCGGTTTCTATATCCGTAGTGGTATTGTGGTGGTTCTTAAGAATGCGATTATTCCTGATGGCACTGTGATCTAA
- a CDS encoding Uma2 family endonuclease, giving the protein MLTTTAVEKSISLVDFLAMPETKPANEYAHGLITQKPMPKGKHSRLQSRLAREIDLQTENKKIALALTELRCTFGGRSLVPDIAVVRWDNLPRDEDGDIGDRYERFPDWTIEILSPDQSATTVMEKIIFCMEQGTELGWLIDPQVKSISIFQQTSFPKVYSLERNATEPLTLIAEIEDWQLSVTEIFDWLKV; this is encoded by the coding sequence ATGCTTACGACCACAGCTGTAGAAAAAAGCATAAGTTTGGTAGATTTTTTGGCGATGCCAGAAACTAAACCAGCCAACGAATATGCTCACGGATTAATTACTCAAAAGCCAATGCCCAAAGGAAAACATAGCCGTTTACAGAGTCGATTGGCGCGAGAAATTGATCTACAGACAGAAAATAAAAAAATTGCCCTTGCGCTGACAGAATTACGTTGTACTTTTGGTGGGCGATCGCTGGTGCCAGATATTGCAGTGGTGCGTTGGGACAATTTACCGAGGGATGAAGATGGAGATATCGGCGATCGCTACGAACGTTTCCCTGATTGGACAATTGAAATTCTTTCTCCAGACCAATCCGCCACAACAGTAATGGAAAAAATTATTTTCTGTATGGAGCAAGGTACAGAATTAGGCTGGCTTATTGATCCCCAAGTGAAATCCATTTCTATTTTCCAACAAACCAGTTTTCCAAAAGTTTATTCTCTAGAACGTAATGCGACAGAGCCATTGACCTTAATCGCCGAGATTGAAGATTGGCAACTATCAGTCACAGAAATCTTTGACTGGCTGAAGGTCTAA
- the lysA gene encoding diaminopimelate decarboxylase, translating into MLTVESTANTGRQYLPENPETLSPNQSLMPLTATVNDQDHLVVGGCDVVELVEKYGSPLYILDEHTLRTTCRQYRESLQKYYSGESLAIYASKAWSCMAICAIVDSEGLGFDVVSGGEIYTTLQAGISPTKIYFHGNNKSREELNFALDSGVTIIVDNFLELEMLAEITGDRQATANIILRLTPGIECHTHEYIRTGHLDSKFGFDPNQIEETFTLVGRHDYLNCIGLHAHIGSQIFEQQPHKDLGDVLAGWLKKAGEYGLNLEILNLGGGLGIRYTESDDPPSIEAWCRNVAESLEAACLKYGVGLPKLIVEPGRSLVGTACITAYTVGSRKVVPEIRTYVSVDGGMSDNPRPITYQSLYRSVVANRMSDECNETVTVAGKHCESGDVVIKDARLPTPQPGDILVVLDTGAYNYSMASNYNRIGRPAAVLVNEGEAQVIIRRETYDDLVRQDCLPERLRQI; encoded by the coding sequence ATGTTAACTGTCGAATCTACCGCAAATACGGGACGGCAATATTTGCCAGAAAACCCCGAAACCCTTTCCCCAAACCAAAGCTTAATGCCCTTAACGGCGACGGTGAATGACCAAGATCATTTAGTTGTCGGTGGTTGTGATGTTGTTGAGCTGGTGGAAAAATATGGCTCCCCGCTCTACATTCTCGATGAGCACACCCTCCGCACCACTTGTCGTCAATATCGTGAGAGCCTCCAAAAATATTATTCCGGTGAATCCCTTGCGATTTATGCTTCTAAAGCTTGGAGCTGTATGGCAATTTGCGCCATTGTGGATAGTGAAGGTTTGGGCTTTGATGTGGTGTCTGGCGGTGAAATCTACACGACTTTACAGGCTGGCATTAGCCCGACAAAGATCTATTTTCACGGTAATAACAAGTCCCGCGAGGAGCTAAACTTCGCCCTCGATAGCGGCGTTACCATTATTGTTGATAATTTCCTTGAGCTAGAAATGCTGGCAGAAATTACCGGCGATCGCCAAGCAACTGCCAATATCATTTTGCGCCTCACTCCCGGCATCGAATGCCATACCCACGAATATATTCGTACCGGCCACCTCGACAGTAAATTTGGCTTTGATCCCAACCAAATCGAAGAAACCTTTACCCTGGTTGGTCGCCATGACTACCTCAACTGCATCGGTCTCCATGCCCATATCGGTTCCCAGATCTTTGAACAACAGCCCCACAAAGATCTCGGTGATGTACTGGCTGGCTGGCTAAAAAAAGCCGGCGAATACGGCCTTAACCTTGAAATCCTCAACCTCGGTGGTGGCTTAGGCATTCGTTATACCGAGTCTGATGATCCCCCAAGTATTGAAGCTTGGTGTCGTAATGTGGCTGAGTCCCTAGAAGCTGCCTGTCTAAAGTATGGTGTTGGGTTGCCAAAACTGATTGTTGAACCCGGCCGTTCCCTGGTGGGTACTGCTTGCATCACGGCTTATACCGTGGGTAGCCGCAAAGTCGTCCCTGAAATTCGTACCTACGTTTCGGTTGATGGCGGCATGTCTGACAACCCCCGCCCGATTACCTATCAATCTTTGTATCGTTCTGTCGTTGCAAACCGCATGTCTGATGAGTGCAATGAAACGGTTACTGTGGCGGGTAAACACTGCGAGTCTGGCGATGTTGTGATTAAAGATGCGCGACTGCCGACACCCCAGCCCGGCGATATTCTCGTTGTCCTTGATACGGGAGCCTACAACTACAGTATGGCATCTAACTACAACCGTATTGGTCGTCCTGCGGCAGTACTGGTCAATGAAGGGGAAGCTCAAGTGATTATTCGTCGGGAAACCTATGATGATTTAGTTCGCCAAGATTGTTTGCCGGAGCGTTTACGCCAAATTTAA
- the rimI gene encoding ribosomal protein S18-alanine N-acetyltransferase: MTTISLQLQLLTEDDLPQVLELDQACFGGLWSKDGYLREMASPNSTLLILPLPNDGDRLMGLGCLWSIVEEAHVTIMAVHPDFQGQGLGQLILLGLLRDAWLRGLERATLEVRESNTAAIALYEKFGFQVAGKRKGYYQTTGEDALIMWRKGINEQKFPEQLNKWEKMVGDRLRQNSWRFQSEYNRE, translated from the coding sequence GTGACCACCATTTCCTTACAACTCCAACTGCTCACCGAAGATGATTTACCACAGGTTTTAGAGCTAGATCAGGCTTGCTTCGGAGGACTCTGGTCAAAGGATGGTTATCTTCGAGAAATGGCCAGTCCGAATAGTACTTTGCTGATTTTACCTTTGCCAAATGATGGCGATCGCCTGATGGGTTTAGGCTGTTTATGGTCTATTGTTGAAGAAGCCCATGTCACTATTATGGCAGTCCACCCTGATTTTCAAGGACAGGGTCTAGGGCAACTGATTCTGCTGGGATTATTACGGGATGCTTGGCTACGGGGTTTAGAGCGGGCCACTTTAGAAGTCCGAGAATCCAATACGGCGGCGATCGCCCTTTATGAAAAATTTGGATTTCAAGTAGCAGGCAAACGTAAAGGTTATTACCAAACGACAGGCGAAGATGCCCTAATCATGTGGCGCAAGGGTATTAATGAGCAGAAATTTCCTGAGCAATTAAATAAGTGGGAAAAAATGGTCGGCGATCGCCTCCGGCAAAACAGTTGGCGCTTTCAAAGTGAGTACAATCGGGAGTAA
- the cdaA gene encoding diadenylate cyclase CdaA, with product MPSWLFYSVDIALTLFLIYVALFVIEERRTLWVVRGFLVLIIAEKVAHLAQFGYVEAILDKLVLISAVAIAIVFQSQLRRLLERIGRGDIVSLLRPSPVRVIATEDNLLDSIVEAIKSLSQNRTGALLVIETITPMDEKDFSVPGVILNAEISKELLQTIFQTSTLLHDGAVFISGSRIVAAGVILPLSEKSASRQLGTRHRAAMGITERVEHCVCVVVSEETGSISLAERGNLNRPLTSSKLKELLAEYFTPSDHESVTPDLGRISRQLSFQGRVLLERFLRLPSSTVDKD from the coding sequence ATGCCGAGTTGGCTTTTCTATAGCGTTGATATTGCGCTGACTTTATTCCTGATCTACGTGGCATTGTTTGTCATTGAAGAGCGACGTACGTTGTGGGTCGTACGCGGTTTTTTAGTGCTAATTATTGCCGAAAAAGTGGCTCACCTTGCCCAGTTTGGTTATGTCGAAGCGATCCTCGATAAATTGGTGCTCATCTCTGCTGTGGCGATCGCCATTGTTTTTCAATCCCAGTTGAGACGTTTACTAGAACGCATTGGACGAGGAGATATTGTCAGTCTCTTGCGACCTTCGCCCGTACGGGTGATTGCGACCGAAGACAATTTACTCGACAGTATCGTTGAAGCCATTAAAAGCCTGTCCCAAAACCGGACTGGTGCGTTGCTGGTGATCGAAACGATAACGCCCATGGACGAAAAAGATTTCTCCGTTCCCGGCGTGATCCTTAATGCCGAAATTTCCAAAGAACTCCTCCAAACCATTTTTCAGACCAGCACATTGCTCCATGACGGCGCTGTTTTTATTAGCGGTTCACGTATCGTGGCCGCTGGCGTAATTTTGCCCCTCTCCGAAAAATCAGCATCACGACAGTTGGGCACAAGGCACCGGGCGGCCATGGGGATCACAGAGCGCGTTGAACATTGCGTTTGTGTTGTTGTCTCCGAAGAAACAGGCTCCATTTCCTTAGCTGAGCGTGGCAATCTAAACCGACCTCTAACGAGTAGCAAACTAAAAGAACTATTGGCCGAATACTTTACCCCTAGCGATCATGAATCTGTCACCCCGGATCTTGGGCGGATCAGTCGACAGTTAAGTTTTCAGGGTAGAGTTTTGCTAGAGCGTTTTTTGCGGTTACCGTCCTCCACGGTAGACAAGGATTGA
- a CDS encoding pyridoxine 5'-phosphate synthase: MQSPSPLLTLGVNIDHVATIRQARRTVEPDPVTAAALAELGGANGITVHLREDRRHIQDRDVQILRQTVQTHLNLEMAPTDEMVAIALDIKPDYVTLVPEKREEITTEGGIDIVGNFERFKGVVDELQGADIPVSWFIDAEPEQIEASQKTGAKFIELHTGKYAEAPSEVAQQVELDYLRRGAQQAIAQGLRVNAGHGLTYRNVFPVACIEGMEELNIGHTIISRAVLVGLERAVREMKLAMGGQL, translated from the coding sequence ATGCAAAGTCCTAGTCCTCTTCTCACCCTTGGGGTCAATATTGACCATGTTGCGACCATTCGCCAAGCTCGTCGTACGGTAGAACCGGATCCGGTCACGGCTGCAGCCCTAGCGGAGCTGGGGGGTGCGAATGGCATTACGGTGCACCTGCGGGAAGACCGTCGCCATATCCAAGACCGTGATGTGCAGATTTTGCGCCAAACGGTACAGACTCACCTCAACCTCGAAATGGCTCCCACGGACGAAATGGTGGCGATCGCCCTCGACATCAAGCCGGACTATGTCACCCTTGTTCCCGAAAAACGTGAGGAAATCACCACGGAAGGGGGCATTGATATTGTGGGCAATTTTGAACGGTTTAAAGGTGTAGTCGACGAGCTACAAGGGGCAGATATTCCTGTGAGCTGGTTTATTGATGCGGAGCCGGAACAAATTGAAGCGTCCCAAAAAACTGGGGCAAAATTTATTGAGCTACACACGGGCAAATATGCTGAAGCCCCTAGCGAAGTAGCACAACAGGTGGAATTAGATTATCTGCGTCGTGGTGCACAACAGGCGATCGCCCAAGGGTTACGGGTCAATGCGGGGCACGGCTTAACCTATCGTAATGTTTTCCCCGTCGCTTGCATTGAGGGCATGGAAGAACTCAATATTGGTCATACCATTATTAGCCGCGCCGTTTTGGTGGGTTTAGAGCGTGCTGTCCGGGAAATGAAGCTTGCCATGGGGGGGCAATTGTAG